In Rhodomicrobium lacus, the following proteins share a genomic window:
- a CDS encoding acyl-CoA dehydrogenase, with product MQSFSWEDPFLLEDQLSEEERLIRDSARAYCQERLQPRVLSAYREERFDRDILLEMGELGFLGPTIPEEFGGAGVGHVAYGLIAREVERVDSGYRSAMSVQSSLVMHPIHAYGTDAQKKRWLPGLARGEIVGCFGLTEPDSGSDPASMRTRAVKVDGGYLVSGQKMWITNSPIADIAVVWAKSDAHDGKIKGFIVERGGNGFSTPKIEGKLSLRASITGEIVLDEAFVPEENLLPGAAGLGGPFGCLNKARYGIAWGVVGAAEFCWHAARDYTLARKQFGRPLAANQLIQFKLAGMQTEIALATQAALRVGRMLDDGTAAPEAISLIKRNNCIKALDIARAARDMHGGNGIADSFHVMRHMANLETVNTYEGTQDVHALILGRAQTGIQAFTA from the coding sequence GCTCTCGGCCTATCGCGAGGAACGGTTCGACCGGGACATTCTGCTGGAGATGGGCGAACTCGGCTTTCTGGGGCCGACAATCCCCGAGGAATTCGGGGGCGCGGGCGTGGGCCATGTCGCCTATGGCCTGATCGCGCGCGAGGTGGAGCGCGTCGATTCCGGCTATCGCTCGGCGATGAGCGTGCAATCCTCGCTCGTGATGCATCCGATCCACGCCTACGGCACGGACGCGCAGAAGAAGCGCTGGCTGCCCGGGCTCGCGCGGGGCGAAATCGTCGGCTGTTTCGGCCTCACGGAACCCGACTCGGGCTCCGACCCCGCCAGCATGCGCACCCGCGCCGTAAAGGTCGACGGCGGCTATCTCGTTTCCGGCCAGAAGATGTGGATCACCAACAGTCCCATCGCGGATATCGCGGTGGTCTGGGCGAAGTCCGACGCGCATGACGGCAAGATCAAGGGCTTCATCGTGGAGCGCGGCGGCAACGGCTTCTCCACGCCGAAGATCGAGGGCAAGCTCAGCTTGCGCGCGTCCATCACAGGCGAAATCGTGCTCGACGAGGCTTTCGTGCCGGAGGAAAATCTCCTGCCGGGCGCGGCGGGGCTTGGCGGTCCTTTCGGCTGCCTCAACAAGGCGCGCTACGGCATCGCATGGGGCGTCGTGGGCGCGGCCGAGTTCTGCTGGCACGCCGCGCGCGACTATACGCTCGCCCGCAAACAGTTCGGCCGCCCGCTCGCCGCAAACCAGCTCATCCAGTTCAAATTGGCGGGCATGCAGACGGAAATCGCGCTCGCCACGCAAGCCGCGCTTCGTGTCGGCCGCATGCTCGACGACGGCACCGCCGCGCCCGAGGCGATCTCGCTCATCAAGCGCAACAACTGCATCAAGGCGCTCGACATCGCACGGGCGGCGCGCGACATGCACGGCGGCAACGGCATCGCGGACAGCTTCCACGTGATGCGGCACATGGCGAATCTCGAAACGGTCAACACCTACGAGGGCACGCAGGATGTGCATGCCCTGATCCTCGGCCGCGCACAGACCGGCATTCAGGCGTTTACGGCATGA